A DNA window from Drosophila pseudoobscura strain MV-25-SWS-2005 chromosome 2, UCI_Dpse_MV25, whole genome shotgun sequence contains the following coding sequences:
- the sp3 gene encoding phosphatidylinositide phosphatase SAC2 isoform X2: MEVFQTDSHYIFVKRDKSLWWNRKTSEFAIKAGWDLSSVDDIECIGVTHGIVGVISLPNVYDPHLVVVKEATAVGVLYPPHLVYKIKSICILSAEEPDTDLPNCTKHAKSNQSTPTHSSASAAAQNNNASVSSGAGGGGGSGGGSSKSTKLFEGMNKTWGAVKSAGNTIKNTTQQAANLATKQVKSSVGIREPKHIERRITEELHKIFDDTDSFYFSFDCDITNNLQRHEAKMEESQPQPDERFFWNMHMIQDILKMNDKTWILPIIQGFVQVEPCVIGNECFTLALVSRRSRHRAGTRYKRRGVDEKGNCANYVETEQILSFRHHQLSFTQVRGSVPIYWSQPGYKYRPPARLDRGVAETQQAFELHFTKELETYGRVCIVNLVEQSGKEKLIGDAYADHVIKYNNELMIYVTFDFHDYCRGMRFENVSALIDAVGPEAGAMGFHWRDQRGMICNQKSVFRVNCMDCLDRTNVVQTAIGKAVLESQLVKLGISPPYTPIPEQLKSPFMVLWANNGDIISRQYAGTNALKGDYTRTGERKISGMMKDGMNSANRYYLARFKDSYRQATIDLMLGNQVSAESLSALGGQAAPDENDATENAEHAKMLVEDCRRLLLGSAQYPVGAWGLIDADPSSGDASETEVDSILLLTDDCYIVAEYDSHLDKIVRFEKVQLQQLRVIELGMHQQTKMFQGPAPAHLCLRLNYSVDEQEGYFHMFRSANLRFFNNMAYVIKTQEELAESLSSIVEMFRIALDNAGNTDVHFVTGGVLQRRKSKVPMLDVPKGGMPRNLSESQLVQISSKALSNVAGQFSKLGQTFKKPSSHTQQQHMAATIHPQIEPGQEAAEKAVFTLGGKQRATSTSSSTDTEDHDNSLYEPEVDSDVEIALDKGNYNENAFLPSVGIVMGNQKGESSDEVRQLEQKDSMCKTAEDVLTISITSVTDHVSLPTGLLENAPHIRPLTPNPQICVEAHEAFEAAEEAKPLSSAGARDLSLPLGLPATHSEANKLKQLTSPLSKLAKNIGLNLDPRKIATKSGVLSPTTLSAENSPPERGPNSRDHLLELWDAEKCKTKLIAL; encoded by the exons ATGGAGGTGTTTCAGACCGATTCGCACTACATATTCGTGAAGCGCGACAAGAGTTTGTGGTGGAATCGCAAGACGTCGGAGTTTGCAATCAAAGCGG GATGGGATCTCAGCTCTGTGGATGACATTGAATGCATTGGAGTAACGCATGGAATTGTGGGCGTCATCTCGCTGCCGAATGTCTACGATCCGCACTTGGTCGTGGTCAAGGAGGCGACTGCCGTGGGCGTGCTCTATCCACCGCATTTGGTGTACAAGATCAAGTCCATTTGCATACTGAGTGCCGAGGAGCCAGACACTGACTTGCCCAACTGCACCAAGCATGCCAA AAGCAACCAGTCCACGCCCACTCACAGCAGCGCCTCCGCAGCGGCGCAGAATAACAATGCAAGCGTTTCCTCGGGTgctggtggcggcggtggtagTGGCGGCGGCTCCTCGAAGAGCACCAAGCTCTTCGAAGGCATGAATAAAACCTGGGGCGCTGTGAAGAGTGCTGGGAACACCATCAAGAACACCACACAGCAGGCGGCCAATTTGGCCACCAAGCAGGTCAAGTCCTCTGTGGGCATACGGGAGCCGAAGCACATCGAGCGACGGATCACCGAGGAGCTGCACAAGATCTTCGATGACACGGACAGTTTCTACTTCAGTTTCGATTGCGATATAACCAACAATCTGCAGCGGCATGAGGCCAAAATGGAGGAGAGCCAACCGCAGCCGGACGAGAGGTTCTTCTGGAACATGCACATGATCCAGGATATACTCAAAATGAATGATAAAACATGGATACTGCCCATCATTCAGGGATTTGTGCAGGTGGAGCCGTGTGTCATTGGCAATGAGTGTTTCACACTGGCCTTGGTGTCGCGACGCTCACGTCATCGGGCGGGAACACG CTACAAGCGACGGGGCGTGGATGAGAAAGGAAATTGTGCCAATTATGTGGAAACCGAGCAAATACTCTCCTTCCGCCACCATCAATTGTCGTTTACGCAGGTCCGCGGTTCCGTGCCGATCTATTGGAGCCAGCCCGGCTACAAGTACCGGCCACCGGCACGCCTTGATCGTGGTGTGGCCGAAACCCAGCAAGCCTTTGAGCTGCATTTCACCAAAGAGCTGGAGACCTATGGCCGTGTCTGCATCGTCAATCTGGTGGAGCAAAGTGGCAAGGAGAAGCTCATCGGAGATGCCTATGCCGATCATGTGATTAAATACAACAACGAGCTGATGATCTATGTGACCTTCGACTTTCACGACTACTG CCGCGGCATGCGCTTCGAGAATGTCTCGGCGCTGATTGATGCCGTCGGCCCTGAGGCAGGCGCCATGGGCTTCCACTGGCGCGATCAGCGCGGCATGATCTGCAATCAGAAGTCAGTGTTTCGTGTGAACTGCATGGATTGCTTGGATCGCACCAATGTGGTGCAGACGGCCATTGGCAAGGCGGTGCTGGAGTCGCAGCTCGTCAAACTGGGTATCTCGCCGCCGTACACGCCCATACCCGAGCAGCTCAAGTCCCCGTTCATGGTGCTGTGGGCCAACAATGGCGACATCATAAGCAGACAGTATGCCGGCACCAATGCCCTGAAG GGAGACTACACACGGACTGGGGAGCGTAAAATCAGCGGCATGATGAAGGACGGCATGAACTCGGCCAATCG CTACTATTTGGCCCGCTTTAAGGACTCTTATCGGCAGGCCACCATCGATCTGATGCTGGGCAACCAGGTCTCCGCGGAATCGCTGAGTGCTCTGGGCGGTCAGGCAGCACCCGATGAAAATGATGCCACAGAGAATGCCGAACATGCCAAAATGCTTGTGGAGGACTgtcgccgcctgctgctgggctcTGCTCAGTATCCCGTTGGCGCCTGGGGTCTAATCGATGCAGATCCAAG TTCTGGGGATGCCAGCGAAACAGAGGTGGACTCCATATTGCTTCTTACCGACGACTGCTACATTGTGGCCGAGTACGACTCGCATCTGGACAAAATTGTGCGCTTCGAGAAggtgcagctgcaacagctgcGCGTCATAGAGCTGGGCATGCATCAGCAAACGAAAATGTTTCAGGGACCGGCCCCGGCCCATCTCTGTTTGCGTCTGAACTACAGCGTGGACGAACAGGAGGGCTACTTCCACATGTTCCGCTCGGCCAATCTGCGCTTCTTCAACAACATGGCGTACGTGATCAAGACGCAGGAGGAGCTGGCCGAATCTCTCAGCTCCATTGTGGAGATGTTTCGCATCGCCTTGGACAATGCCGGCAATACGGACGTCCACTTCGTCACGGGCGGCGTGCTCCAGCGGCGGAAGAGCAAAGTACCCATGCTGGATGTGCCCAAGGGTGGGATGCCGCGGAACCTGTCTGAATCTCAGCTGGTGCAAATCAGCTCCAAGGCTCTGTCCAATGTGGCCGGTCAGTTCTCGAAATTGGGTCAGACCTTCAAGAAGCCCTCAAGCCACACCCAGCAACAGCACATGGCAGCCACAATCCATCCTCAAATCGAACCTGGCCAGGAGGCGGCGGAAAAGGCAGTGTTCACGCTGGGCGGCAAGCAACGGGCCacgagcaccagcagcagcacggacACCGAAGACCACGACAACAGTCTGTACGAGCCCGAGGTGGACTCCGACGTGGAGATAGCCCTGGACAAGGGCAACTACAATGAGAACGCGTTCTTGCCATCGGTGGGCATTGTTATGGGCAATCAGAAGGGGGAATCGTCGGACGAAGTGCGACAGCTGGAGCAGAAGGACAGCATGTGCAAGACGGCCGAGGATGTGCTCACCATTTCCATTACCTCGGTCACGGATCATGTCAGTCTGCCCACCGGCCTGCTGGAGAATGCACCGCACATACGACCACTCACGCCCAATCCCCAGATCTGTGTGGAGGCGCACGAAGCGTTCgaggcggcggaggaggccAAGCCGCTGTCCAG TGCCGGGGCCAGGGATCTTAGCCTGCCGTTGGGCCTGCCGGCGACCCACTCAGAGGCCAACAAATTGAAGCAGCTAACCAGTCCACTCTCGAAGCTGGCCAAGAACATTGGTCTCAACCTGGATCCCCGCAAGATAGCCACAAAG TCTGGCGTTCTCTCGCCCACCACCCTGTCGGCCGAGAACTCTCCGCCAGAGCGCGGCCCCAACTCGCGCGATCATCTGCTGGAACTGTGGGATGCCGAGAAGTGTAAAACCAAATTGATAGCCCTATAA
- the sp3 gene encoding phosphatidylinositide phosphatase SAC2 isoform X1: MEVFQTDSHYIFVKRDKSLWWNRKTSEFAIKAGWDLSSVDDIECIGVTHGIVGVISLPNVYDPHLVVVKEATAVGVLYPPHLVYKIKSICILSAEEPDTDLPNCTKHAKSNQSTPTHSSASAAAQNNNASVSSGAGGGGGSGGGSSKSTKLFEGMNKTWGAVKSAGNTIKNTTQQAANLATKQVKSSVGIREPKHIERRITEELHKIFDDTDSFYFSFDCDITNNLQRHEAKMEESQPQPDERFFWNMHMIQDILKMNDKTWILPIIQGFVQVEPCVIGNECFTLALVSRRSRHRAGTRYKRRGVDEKGNCANYVETEQILSFRHHQLSFTQVRGSVPIYWSQPGYKYRPPARLDRGVAETQQAFELHFTKELETYGRVCIVNLVEQSGKEKLIGDAYADHVIKYNNELMIYVTFDFHDYCRGMRFENVSALIDAVGPEAGAMGFHWRDQRGMICNQKSVFRVNCMDCLDRTNVVQTAIGKAVLESQLVKLGISPPYTPIPEQLKSPFMVLWANNGDIISRQYAGTNALKGDYTRTGERKISGMMKDGMNSANRFFIQNFADSFRQCIIDLMLGHLRQAEELQEDEVLGTILQILKPETRAPIRGYYGVGVLGPELRLLESIVTTSYYLARFKDSYRQATIDLMLGNQVSAESLSALGGQAAPDENDATENAEHAKMLVEDCRRLLLGSAQYPVGAWGLIDADPSSGDASETEVDSILLLTDDCYIVAEYDSHLDKIVRFEKVQLQQLRVIELGMHQQTKMFQGPAPAHLCLRLNYSVDEQEGYFHMFRSANLRFFNNMAYVIKTQEELAESLSSIVEMFRIALDNAGNTDVHFVTGGVLQRRKSKVPMLDVPKGGMPRNLSESQLVQISSKALSNVAGQFSKLGQTFKKPSSHTQQQHMAATIHPQIEPGQEAAEKAVFTLGGKQRATSTSSSTDTEDHDNSLYEPEVDSDVEIALDKGNYNENAFLPSVGIVMGNQKGESSDEVRQLEQKDSMCKTAEDVLTISITSVTDHVSLPTGLLENAPHIRPLTPNPQICVEAHEAFEAAEEAKPLSSAGARDLSLPLGLPATHSEANKLKQLTSPLSKLAKNIGLNLDPRKIATKSGVLSPTTLSAENSPPERGPNSRDHLLELWDAEKCKTKLIAL; this comes from the exons ATGGAGGTGTTTCAGACCGATTCGCACTACATATTCGTGAAGCGCGACAAGAGTTTGTGGTGGAATCGCAAGACGTCGGAGTTTGCAATCAAAGCGG GATGGGATCTCAGCTCTGTGGATGACATTGAATGCATTGGAGTAACGCATGGAATTGTGGGCGTCATCTCGCTGCCGAATGTCTACGATCCGCACTTGGTCGTGGTCAAGGAGGCGACTGCCGTGGGCGTGCTCTATCCACCGCATTTGGTGTACAAGATCAAGTCCATTTGCATACTGAGTGCCGAGGAGCCAGACACTGACTTGCCCAACTGCACCAAGCATGCCAA AAGCAACCAGTCCACGCCCACTCACAGCAGCGCCTCCGCAGCGGCGCAGAATAACAATGCAAGCGTTTCCTCGGGTgctggtggcggcggtggtagTGGCGGCGGCTCCTCGAAGAGCACCAAGCTCTTCGAAGGCATGAATAAAACCTGGGGCGCTGTGAAGAGTGCTGGGAACACCATCAAGAACACCACACAGCAGGCGGCCAATTTGGCCACCAAGCAGGTCAAGTCCTCTGTGGGCATACGGGAGCCGAAGCACATCGAGCGACGGATCACCGAGGAGCTGCACAAGATCTTCGATGACACGGACAGTTTCTACTTCAGTTTCGATTGCGATATAACCAACAATCTGCAGCGGCATGAGGCCAAAATGGAGGAGAGCCAACCGCAGCCGGACGAGAGGTTCTTCTGGAACATGCACATGATCCAGGATATACTCAAAATGAATGATAAAACATGGATACTGCCCATCATTCAGGGATTTGTGCAGGTGGAGCCGTGTGTCATTGGCAATGAGTGTTTCACACTGGCCTTGGTGTCGCGACGCTCACGTCATCGGGCGGGAACACG CTACAAGCGACGGGGCGTGGATGAGAAAGGAAATTGTGCCAATTATGTGGAAACCGAGCAAATACTCTCCTTCCGCCACCATCAATTGTCGTTTACGCAGGTCCGCGGTTCCGTGCCGATCTATTGGAGCCAGCCCGGCTACAAGTACCGGCCACCGGCACGCCTTGATCGTGGTGTGGCCGAAACCCAGCAAGCCTTTGAGCTGCATTTCACCAAAGAGCTGGAGACCTATGGCCGTGTCTGCATCGTCAATCTGGTGGAGCAAAGTGGCAAGGAGAAGCTCATCGGAGATGCCTATGCCGATCATGTGATTAAATACAACAACGAGCTGATGATCTATGTGACCTTCGACTTTCACGACTACTG CCGCGGCATGCGCTTCGAGAATGTCTCGGCGCTGATTGATGCCGTCGGCCCTGAGGCAGGCGCCATGGGCTTCCACTGGCGCGATCAGCGCGGCATGATCTGCAATCAGAAGTCAGTGTTTCGTGTGAACTGCATGGATTGCTTGGATCGCACCAATGTGGTGCAGACGGCCATTGGCAAGGCGGTGCTGGAGTCGCAGCTCGTCAAACTGGGTATCTCGCCGCCGTACACGCCCATACCCGAGCAGCTCAAGTCCCCGTTCATGGTGCTGTGGGCCAACAATGGCGACATCATAAGCAGACAGTATGCCGGCACCAATGCCCTGAAG GGAGACTACACACGGACTGGGGAGCGTAAAATCAGCGGCATGATGAAGGACGGCATGAACTCGGCCAATCG CTTTTTCATACAAAACTTTGCGGACTCGTTTCGCCAGTGCATCATCGATCTGATGCTGGGCCACTTGAGGCAGGCCGAAGAGCTGCAAGAGGATGAAGTCCTGGGCACGATACTGCAGATACTCAAGCCCGAGACGCGAGCACCCATCAGGGGTTATTATGGTGTGGGCGTGCTGGGACCCGAGCTGAGGTTGCTCGAATCCATCGTCACAACCAG CTACTATTTGGCCCGCTTTAAGGACTCTTATCGGCAGGCCACCATCGATCTGATGCTGGGCAACCAGGTCTCCGCGGAATCGCTGAGTGCTCTGGGCGGTCAGGCAGCACCCGATGAAAATGATGCCACAGAGAATGCCGAACATGCCAAAATGCTTGTGGAGGACTgtcgccgcctgctgctgggctcTGCTCAGTATCCCGTTGGCGCCTGGGGTCTAATCGATGCAGATCCAAG TTCTGGGGATGCCAGCGAAACAGAGGTGGACTCCATATTGCTTCTTACCGACGACTGCTACATTGTGGCCGAGTACGACTCGCATCTGGACAAAATTGTGCGCTTCGAGAAggtgcagctgcaacagctgcGCGTCATAGAGCTGGGCATGCATCAGCAAACGAAAATGTTTCAGGGACCGGCCCCGGCCCATCTCTGTTTGCGTCTGAACTACAGCGTGGACGAACAGGAGGGCTACTTCCACATGTTCCGCTCGGCCAATCTGCGCTTCTTCAACAACATGGCGTACGTGATCAAGACGCAGGAGGAGCTGGCCGAATCTCTCAGCTCCATTGTGGAGATGTTTCGCATCGCCTTGGACAATGCCGGCAATACGGACGTCCACTTCGTCACGGGCGGCGTGCTCCAGCGGCGGAAGAGCAAAGTACCCATGCTGGATGTGCCCAAGGGTGGGATGCCGCGGAACCTGTCTGAATCTCAGCTGGTGCAAATCAGCTCCAAGGCTCTGTCCAATGTGGCCGGTCAGTTCTCGAAATTGGGTCAGACCTTCAAGAAGCCCTCAAGCCACACCCAGCAACAGCACATGGCAGCCACAATCCATCCTCAAATCGAACCTGGCCAGGAGGCGGCGGAAAAGGCAGTGTTCACGCTGGGCGGCAAGCAACGGGCCacgagcaccagcagcagcacggacACCGAAGACCACGACAACAGTCTGTACGAGCCCGAGGTGGACTCCGACGTGGAGATAGCCCTGGACAAGGGCAACTACAATGAGAACGCGTTCTTGCCATCGGTGGGCATTGTTATGGGCAATCAGAAGGGGGAATCGTCGGACGAAGTGCGACAGCTGGAGCAGAAGGACAGCATGTGCAAGACGGCCGAGGATGTGCTCACCATTTCCATTACCTCGGTCACGGATCATGTCAGTCTGCCCACCGGCCTGCTGGAGAATGCACCGCACATACGACCACTCACGCCCAATCCCCAGATCTGTGTGGAGGCGCACGAAGCGTTCgaggcggcggaggaggccAAGCCGCTGTCCAG TGCCGGGGCCAGGGATCTTAGCCTGCCGTTGGGCCTGCCGGCGACCCACTCAGAGGCCAACAAATTGAAGCAGCTAACCAGTCCACTCTCGAAGCTGGCCAAGAACATTGGTCTCAACCTGGATCCCCGCAAGATAGCCACAAAG TCTGGCGTTCTCTCGCCCACCACCCTGTCGGCCGAGAACTCTCCGCCAGAGCGCGGCCCCAACTCGCGCGATCATCTGCTGGAACTGTGGGATGCCGAGAAGTGTAAAACCAAATTGATAGCCCTATAA
- the sp3 gene encoding phosphatidylinositide phosphatase SAC2 isoform X3, which yields MEVFQTDSHYIFVKRDKSLWWNRKTSEFAIKAGWDLSSVDDIECIGVTHGIVGVISLPNVYDPHLVVVKEATAVGVLYPPHLVYKIKSICILSAEEPDTDLPNCTKHAKSNQSTPTHSSASAAAQNNNASVSSGAGGGGGSGGGSSKSTKLFEGMNKTWGAVKSAGNTIKNTTQQAANLATKQVKSSVGIREPKHIERRITEELHKIFDDTDSFYFSFDCDITNNLQRHEAKMEESQPQPDERFFWNMHMIQDILKMNDKTWILPIIQGFVQVEPCVIGNECFTLALVSRRSRHRAGTRYKRRGVDEKGNCANYVETEQILSFRHHQLSFTQVRGSVPIYWSQPGYKYRPPARLDRGVAETQQAFELHFTKELETYGRVCIVNLVEQSGKEKLIGDAYADHVIKYNNELMIYVTFDFHDYCRGMRFENVSALIDAVGPEAGAMGFHWRDQRGMICNQKSVFRVNCMDCLDRTNVVQTAIGKAVLESQLVKLGISPPYTPIPEQLKSPFMVLWANNGDIISRQYAGTNALKGDYTRTGERKISGMMKDGMNSANRFFIQNFADSFRQCIIDLMLGHLRQAEELQEDEVLGTILQILKPETRAPIRGYYGVGVLGPELRLLESIVTTRCEDQRPSQSQSESESEDGVDGQAKEVRKLQFLLVAPIVAISLFLISQKLLFGPL from the exons ATGGAGGTGTTTCAGACCGATTCGCACTACATATTCGTGAAGCGCGACAAGAGTTTGTGGTGGAATCGCAAGACGTCGGAGTTTGCAATCAAAGCGG GATGGGATCTCAGCTCTGTGGATGACATTGAATGCATTGGAGTAACGCATGGAATTGTGGGCGTCATCTCGCTGCCGAATGTCTACGATCCGCACTTGGTCGTGGTCAAGGAGGCGACTGCCGTGGGCGTGCTCTATCCACCGCATTTGGTGTACAAGATCAAGTCCATTTGCATACTGAGTGCCGAGGAGCCAGACACTGACTTGCCCAACTGCACCAAGCATGCCAA AAGCAACCAGTCCACGCCCACTCACAGCAGCGCCTCCGCAGCGGCGCAGAATAACAATGCAAGCGTTTCCTCGGGTgctggtggcggcggtggtagTGGCGGCGGCTCCTCGAAGAGCACCAAGCTCTTCGAAGGCATGAATAAAACCTGGGGCGCTGTGAAGAGTGCTGGGAACACCATCAAGAACACCACACAGCAGGCGGCCAATTTGGCCACCAAGCAGGTCAAGTCCTCTGTGGGCATACGGGAGCCGAAGCACATCGAGCGACGGATCACCGAGGAGCTGCACAAGATCTTCGATGACACGGACAGTTTCTACTTCAGTTTCGATTGCGATATAACCAACAATCTGCAGCGGCATGAGGCCAAAATGGAGGAGAGCCAACCGCAGCCGGACGAGAGGTTCTTCTGGAACATGCACATGATCCAGGATATACTCAAAATGAATGATAAAACATGGATACTGCCCATCATTCAGGGATTTGTGCAGGTGGAGCCGTGTGTCATTGGCAATGAGTGTTTCACACTGGCCTTGGTGTCGCGACGCTCACGTCATCGGGCGGGAACACG CTACAAGCGACGGGGCGTGGATGAGAAAGGAAATTGTGCCAATTATGTGGAAACCGAGCAAATACTCTCCTTCCGCCACCATCAATTGTCGTTTACGCAGGTCCGCGGTTCCGTGCCGATCTATTGGAGCCAGCCCGGCTACAAGTACCGGCCACCGGCACGCCTTGATCGTGGTGTGGCCGAAACCCAGCAAGCCTTTGAGCTGCATTTCACCAAAGAGCTGGAGACCTATGGCCGTGTCTGCATCGTCAATCTGGTGGAGCAAAGTGGCAAGGAGAAGCTCATCGGAGATGCCTATGCCGATCATGTGATTAAATACAACAACGAGCTGATGATCTATGTGACCTTCGACTTTCACGACTACTG CCGCGGCATGCGCTTCGAGAATGTCTCGGCGCTGATTGATGCCGTCGGCCCTGAGGCAGGCGCCATGGGCTTCCACTGGCGCGATCAGCGCGGCATGATCTGCAATCAGAAGTCAGTGTTTCGTGTGAACTGCATGGATTGCTTGGATCGCACCAATGTGGTGCAGACGGCCATTGGCAAGGCGGTGCTGGAGTCGCAGCTCGTCAAACTGGGTATCTCGCCGCCGTACACGCCCATACCCGAGCAGCTCAAGTCCCCGTTCATGGTGCTGTGGGCCAACAATGGCGACATCATAAGCAGACAGTATGCCGGCACCAATGCCCTGAAG GGAGACTACACACGGACTGGGGAGCGTAAAATCAGCGGCATGATGAAGGACGGCATGAACTCGGCCAATCG CTTTTTCATACAAAACTTTGCGGACTCGTTTCGCCAGTGCATCATCGATCTGATGCTGGGCCACTTGAGGCAGGCCGAAGAGCTGCAAGAGGATGAAGTCCTGGGCACGATACTGCAGATACTCAAGCCCGAGACGCGAGCACCCATCAGGGGTTATTATGGTGTGGGCGTGCTGGGACCCGAGCTGAGGTTGCTCGAATCCATCGTCACAACCAGGTGCGAAGATCAGAGGCCATCGCAATCACAAtcagaatccgaatccgaagaTGGCGTCGATGGCCAAGCTAAAGAAGTCAGAAAGTTACAGTTTTTATTAGTTGCTCCAATTGTTGCAATATCCTTGTTTCTTATTTCGCAAAAG CTACTATTTGGCCCGCTTTAA